A stretch of the Solanum dulcamara chromosome 6, daSolDulc1.2, whole genome shotgun sequence genome encodes the following:
- the LOC129891339 gene encoding uncharacterized protein LOC129891339: MVAWTAAARQAANLSRFSASKSVSTTKQGAILIQRRGFAGGGDHHGPPKVNFWQDPMSPSKWKEEHFVIVSLTGWGLAFYGGYKLFTKGKKEKKEEKVGEGSH, encoded by the exons ATGGTGGCGTGGACGGCAGCGGCGCGTCAAGCAGCGAACCTATCTAGATTCTCCGCTTCCAAATCAGTTAGCACAACGAAGCAAGGCGCCATACTTATCCAGCGGCGCGGCTTTGCCGGAGGTGGTG ACCACCATGGACCTCCAAAGGTGAACTTTTGGCAGGATCCGATGAGTCCATCAAAATGGAAAGAAGAGCAT TTTGTGATCGTCTCTCTTACTGGTTGGGGGTTGGCCTTCTATGGAGGTTATAAGCTCTTCACAAAgggaaagaaagagaagaaggaaGAG AAAGTTGGCGAAGGATCCCACTAA